The Nicotiana tabacum cultivar K326 chromosome 1, ASM71507v2, whole genome shotgun sequence genome segment CCAGTTCACAAGGTATACCGCGTTCACAAAGGGACTTTGATGTAGACAGTCTACCCTGatacaagcattagtggctgGCTCTAACCTGTGGCCTATAGATTACATGAGACAACTGTACgattgctccaaggctccccttctacCGATATAGTGAGGTAGAGGAGTGTGTGTTTTCCTTTCAGCAGCGTTTCAAGGATTAATCATACTGATAAGGAAATCTTCCCCTCCCGTTTCTAGATTTGACAAAAATTTAGAAGACAGTTCTTACAAGTTGGGTTCGGCTATAAGAATTCTCAAGTTGCTCCATTTAGACTCACGTCATGCCACTTTTAgaagacaagtcttaaatatgttgaATTTAACTGGCGTCTTATTCTAATATTTTTACCACTAAGGCTGTGGTAGAATGATTGAGATCTCCTTAATTTTAACCAGAGGTTTTAGGTTCAAGTCCCGGAAATGAAGAACCTTTTGTTAGGGGTGCTTTATCCCCTTAATGGCCTTATTCGGTGTGAATCTAGATTAATGGGGTTAGTAGGTTTTGGATACCGGATGGTTAAACAAAAGAATTATGTATTATTCTTCTTTTGACGTAAATCATAATTGTGAAATTTGGGGTGCCATATTTCTATGAATCTCGTTGCTTGCTGCATGGGCAGAACTAGGTAGATCGAGTGAAGGGGATTGAACACCCTTCGATGGAAAATTACACAATGTAAATAGAGTAAAAAtgatcttatttttatttttatttttatttgagatGTCGAATCCCCTTGACATGGGAAAAAAATCTAAGGATAGTAGTAAAGGGGGTTCAAATCCCAACTGTGACATCTTAGAATTTTTTTGAATCCCCTTGTATAAATTTCTGGTTCCGCCACTGGCTTGCTGTGAAAATACTTCGTGCTCTCAAAAGTAGATTgcttttgtttcattttcttcTCTTGCTCTAGAACAGCTTAAGTACTGATACAGTTATATTCTTATAACATAGGTATAGATCAAATGCCTTCTACCCCTAACTTACCACCCTGGAGGCTTaaataaaagaaggaaagagaGAACAATGTCTTGTCCATCCTAGTGTCTCTGAGTTCAAGCATTTTTATAGCCAATAGTACGAGTTGGATTTAAATGACCACATTCCCTCCTTTTATTTCGCCACAAAAATGGAAAAGGTGAATTTGGACTTTGTTGTGCTTGGTGGAAGTAAAAGCTAGGTGAAACAATTTCATATGCTATTTCAGTAAACCTTTATTATGTTAATCATAAAAAAGGTAGATGAATCATTTCCTCTACCATCCCTCGGTGCCAAGGCATGTTGTGATTTTTTGTTTTCCTAatttatcataataaaatttgttGTTTTAGGTATACTTATGTTACTTTATTAACTCTCTAAGCGATATAATGTTGATGCTGTTCATGTAATCTAAACAGTGTTAATTGGCATTTTACTTGTTATAGGCACTTGTGTTCAGCAAAGAGTATAGAGCTGTGAACTTTTGGTGATCTATCAAAGTTAAAGTGTCAGCAGCTATTCTTGGCACGATCACTTCAGGTCGTTGTTCCATAGTAAAAGCTGAAATAATGTGGAACTCGATTTGCCACTAGAAATGGCAGAACCTCATCCTATTATAGACGAAAATTTGCTTCATACAGCCAGTATCCCCATTAGTTTCCCTGATAGGATTGGTTTGAACAATCAAAACCACATTATGGACGGACAAAACCACATCATGGATGGACATGAAATTCCAATTCCTTTTATGTTGCAAGGAGAAGCCATAAACAGTTCTCAAGCTTTTCTAAGTCTACCAAATTTTCCTCGAGCTGTTGACAACGGAGCAATTCACAATGTGCTACCAATGAGAAACAGAACAAAGGAGTTTTTGCTGAGTACTTCATATCCAATCAGTAACTCTTACACAGAGGATCAGTATATGGAGGGAATACCTATTTCTGCTTTATCTCTTGCAAATCTTTTGGCTACAAGGAACGCTATGCCCGAGAATCATGAAAATTTAGCGGCATTGGCTCCCTTATCACATCCTGTGGAAGGCCATAAAACTGATGTTCTAGACTATCCTACGATGTTAAGTCATTCGTTTGGATCCTATAGAAACTATGAGTTTGATAGTGTCCCGGAAATTGCTGGGACCGTTGCAGGACGAACAGGATCCCAACCTTTCCAATTAACTCATGAGAATGTGAATTCAAACACATGGTTCTCATCAGAAACTGCTAGTATGAGTTCCGACAGTCCCTCTGGATCCTCTTCCAGATTTAGCAATGAGCTTTCTTTAAGTCTCACATCAACACAATCTGCTGTTGCTTGTGGGACTACTATCCGGGACCAATGCTCGGATATAAGCTGCTCCGGTGTCACCAACCATGCTTTCCCTCAAAGACGGTTTGATTCAGAGCTAACGTCTTGCAACAGCAGAAATCTGTCTTTAAATTTTGGCTCATATAAACCAGTCCACCTTTCGCAATTCTTAACCGGATCAAGATATCTTCGTGTGATGCAAGAAATACTTTCTGAAATGGCTCATTTATCACTTCAAAATCATAACTTGGTAGGCTACCGAGGAAATGGGACAGAATATGGTGCTAACACTTCTTTTACTTTGAGTTCTGATGATTTGCCTGATGAAGACTGTAGAATCATAGGTCAAATGGATTCCGAAGCAAAGAAAAAACATCTGGTGGCTTTGTTGCAAGTGGTAAGTTGGCACGGTTTATGACATTATTCCCTAGACTATTCGATGATTAGTTTTCTCTTGTTCATTTATCTGTGTTTACTCATCATATTGTCATATTATGTTTTGTATTTATGTTAATTTAGGTTGATGATCAATACAACCAATGCTTGGATGAGATTCATATGGTTATATCCGCGTTTCATGCTGTGACCGAGTTGGATCCTAGCATACATGCTCGTTTCGCCCTTCAAACTATTTCCTCCTTGTATAAAAACCTGAGGGAGAGAATAAGTAATTACATACTCGCGATGGGAGAACATTTTAATAGAGGAGAAAGGGTAGTAGAGAAATCATTTGAAACATCGTTCATTCAAAAACAGTGGGCACTTCAGCAACTAAAAAGGAAAGATCATCAGTTATGGAGACCACAGAGAGGCTTGCCGGAAAGATCTGTCTCAGTTTTGAGAGCATGGATGTTTCAAAACTTTCTTCACCCGTAAGTTTTTccatttgttttaaaaattttgacTTATATACACAGACACTATCAGTGTATTTTAACCTGTTGTTATAGCACGTAACCTGTCTTAGTGCTATATTAAATGTTTCCGTTTCTGCTTGTAATGTAAAAAATTGCTCTAACACTTCTCAAATGCGCGTTTCAGATATCCAAAGGATGCAGAGAAGCAATTGCTAGCAGTAAAAAGTGGATTGACAAGGAGCCAGGTAAAGTTGCATTGAACATGAGAACATAGTTTTGAatatatacagtcaaacctctctatgaCAGTCacgtttgttccgatatttttggctgctatagtgaagtgttgttattgaggatatatattataacataacgtCAAAATCGGTTCCGAAAAAAACTTAGTTTTTATAGTGAATTGCTTTTATATAGAGATGTTATAGCGGtctggcccttccccggaccccgcgcatagcgggagcttagtttACCGGACTGCTTTTTTATGTTGTTACGGAGGTCTGACTGTATATTCCTTATTAAGATATCGATATCGAATTGTTTAGAGCAGAATCGTGATGCAttttctcttgtttaattcatTGAAATCCTAATTTACACCAACATTTGTTTTTGATCAGGTATCTAATTGGTTTATAAATGCTCGAGTTCGTCTCTGGAAACCAATGATAGAGGAAATGTATGCTGAGATGAATAGAAGGAAAATTCGTACTGGAAATCATGAAGATGAAACCAACAATCGAAGAAATCACAAAATTATTGACAATCGTTTATTTACTATGAAGTGacattattattaaatatatataagttAATATATACTAGTATTAGTTTAGTAGAGCTTTATCTTCATAATCTAATAGTAGAGAAGATAATTTGCACAAAAATTGCGCAATTGTATATCTGCTGTATCTAAGACTacattttgtatgctatattaaATATGGTTTATATTTTATAGTATTCATAACTCTTCCCTACGTGTTATGGGCGCCTGaaactaggggtgtcaatggatatttaaaaatcgaTTAAACCGACCGAACCGTATTGTACCGAactgatttttaggtttcttttaataaaaccgtaggtttttatataaatctataaccgtaccgataattagggtagattttttattttatgaaaataaaccgaaaaattaccgaaccgtaccgaataaatttatatgtgaaaaatatatttatatattaagtttaaaaataataagttATTAAATTTTTCTTGTGTCTTAGAATTATGAAAACAACTACAAGCCAAAAAGTAATAAAATCAAAATTATAATtcccaaacctattatgctatcccattgaaactaaattatttccggTATATTCACCAGCAAGACATAAGGTATttgtagcgattatgagtagcaaactacgaTGTATTGACTATGTTTTCTTtcgtataatttagatttatctttttgaatatttaatcttctatagactttattcttgagtctcagtcccagcttggttaatatctttccactcgagtgatttatattttctttatattaatttatttaatttcttttacgttgttgtagagtagttgatggatctatattctagtcatctttcatattttcttaattcatcaccctttaaaatataaaaatatttagaaagttttgctaagtcctataaaagtatgtatgttatttcattctacttctactagtgactttacatgacatataaaaaaaataccgataattaaccgaaccgtaccgataccgaagagaaaccgatatGATTGGGATGGTTtcgaaaaatctaattttggttatatataatagaataaccgaaaaattggtatggtacaaaatttacaaaataaccgtccgaaccgaaccattgacacccctacctgAAACCAAAacgattttgatgtttttttggaCAAAAACCACTTTTATACTgctttaaaaaaaagttacataaatgagtaaaacgcagtactatactgcgaacTACGTTAACGGAAATTAgtccgttaaagtaaaacgcagtactgcgttttactttaaattttttttgtttgtaatttgCAGTAccatactgcgttttactttaaggttttttttttgtaattcgcagtataatactgcgttttataaagttgttcgcagtattatactgcgtattaagtaaaacgcagtataatactgcgaacaGCTTTATAAAACGCAGccccttcttcttccttggaCCATTGAACCGACGGCCCCCTCCTTTAAAAATTTCGATTCTGCTGGTCCCCCCTCCCCCACCCCGCgacaaacttaaaaaaaaataaaaatattcgaccccacccgtcacctaaagagcaaggagtgtaggtcccacatacaagacaagctttggattccttctttcgggtgcaaaaattcgatttcaatcaaattcaaaaaacttaaatcaaggtatttcgattttgtttatgtcgaaactcgtatagtacatgcatatttatattatttaatgtttccatgttaatttgtgttatgtttgtgtttaaatttgtatcttatttatacccggattgatttattagctttggtacaaaaaattgttaatatttgataaattatttgtattgttaaaaaattaatattatttattttgtttgttgttcatatttgtattttatgttagttatttttatatgtaatattgaccttttagcgtagtaaaatatagagtcttttagtgtagtaaaatatagagtcttttagtgtagtaaaatatagagccttttagtgttgtaaaatatagagccttttaccgtagtaaaatgtagattctaaaaatgttgaaattgacacgcataataattaaggataactcggtgctaccgggcctcaaatatcgagccgggaacacatacataattattcagtccaattttaaacataattaattatttaatttattaagctaacacacacaattaattttgtttaaattatagtagacgacatggactttcctccgcctgcgcatcccggacctgccgaggatcagctactagtgttgcagggcgacattaagtcatgcaatgccttgtcaggatatttcttctggaaattggccttcaggtgacgcacacagtaacggtggtatgcatatggttcctgccattcaggcaagtgacgtacagaacttaaaataccaccatgccgatctgatattagacaaatacctgaacgctgtttg includes the following:
- the LOC107806635 gene encoding homeobox protein ATH1, with translation MAEPHPIIDENLLHTASIPISFPDRIGLNNQNHIMDGQNHIMDGHEIPIPFMLQGEAINSSQAFLSLPNFPRAVDNGAIHNVLPMRNRTKEFLLSTSYPISNSYTEDQYMEGIPISALSLANLLATRNAMPENHENLAALAPLSHPVEGHKTDVLDYPTMLSHSFGSYRNYEFDSVPEIAGTVAGRTGSQPFQLTHENVNSNTWFSSETASMSSDSPSGSSSRFSNELSLSLTSTQSAVACGTTIRDQCSDISCSGVTNHAFPQRRFDSELTSCNSRNLSLNFGSYKPVHLSQFLTGSRYLRVMQEILSEMAHLSLQNHNLVGYRGNGTEYGANTSFTLSSDDLPDEDCRIIGQMDSEAKKKHLVALLQVVDDQYNQCLDEIHMVISAFHAVTELDPSIHARFALQTISSLYKNLRERISNYILAMGEHFNRGERVVEKSFETSFIQKQWALQQLKRKDHQLWRPQRGLPERSVSVLRAWMFQNFLHPYPKDAEKQLLAVKSGLTRSQVSNWFINARVRLWKPMIEEMYAEMNRRKIRTGNHEDETNNRRNHKIIDNRLFTMK